The Spirochaetae bacterium HGW-Spirochaetae-1 DNA segment TCTATGTCACGGGTTATGGATTTTTTATTCTTACAGCGGGTCTGGTTGCCGGATCAATTCTTATCATCGTGCAGAAGGCAAAACCGGAATCGACCCTGGCCGGGATTATCATTTCAGCGATCTCCATACTCACCATGTATTTTCTGTACCGGTACAAGCTTAAAACTGGACAGTCCCTGGACTCGGCGCCCATCATTGCCGATGCCAACTGCACAAAGACCTGTTTCTATCTCTCCTTCGTGCTTCTGGCCTCGAGCCTGATCTACCAGGTATTCCGGGTTCCCTACGTAGACGCCCTGGGGAGCCTGGGTATTGCCTGGTTCGCTTTCAGCGAGGGACGTGAATCCATTGAGAAGGCACGGAGCGGCAATCTCACGTGCAGCTGTGACGGATGCTGCTCCTCCTCCACGCGCCCCTGAGCCGGCCGCGCAGGAGCTAAATATTTTTCTTATAAAATTCCGTCACCAATCTCTCTGCCTTCTTCGTATCTCCCTGCCATGCCCGGGCATGACGGTCACAGGGAGAATTCCAGAACTGTTTTGGCTCATTTGCCGATTCATAAATACGCCTGCCATGCTCATAAGGGATAAAGTCATCTTTCTCGCAGTGAATTATGAACACGGGACGGGAGATGATTTTTTTTATCGAATCCTCGGCATTCATCTCGTCACTATTCGCTCCCGTTCGCAGTTCAAAAATCGCAACCACAAGATTCAACAGGGGATACCTCGGTATATGAAAATCCCTCCAGGCAATATCAGCGAGAAGATCTTTAAAATTTGCTATTCCGGCTTCGAAAACCCCGGCCTTTATGCGAACATCGGCAGCCATGGCGGGAATACTCGTTGCAGCTCCCATCGATACGCCGAAGACACCTATATCACGCAATTTCCTGGCATCTACAAGATAATCGACACCGGCAATAACGTCATCCCTCTCATGATAGCCCATGGAGATGGGCCCGGGCGTGCTCTTCCCGTGGCTGCGTAGGTCAATGAGCAGAAGGTTAAAGCCTGCATTGTGAAGCGCTTTTACCCAGCGCATCCCCTCATTGCGGTTCGCCCCATGTCCATGGACCATGATGATACCCTTTACTGATGGTGACGGCGACGGGATATACCAGGCAGAAATGTTTACACCATCGGTGCTTTTATAGGTAACATCCTCGAAAGAGAGGCCCAGCTCCGATGGATCGCCGCAGTATATGAAATGGTCCGGATCGCATACACCTTTTTTATTAATGAGTTCCGATGAAAAGTGCCAGGCCGCCCCGAACATAATCAGAGCAATGACGGCAATAAGACTTACCATGATCTTTTTCACATAGCCCCCCAGTGATTAAATGCCGGAATGATACAAACAAACACCAGCCTGATGATTTTTCAATTGATATATGAAAATTACCCATTTTCAAGGAATTTTTGGCCGGCAGGTTATTTTATCTCGATCAGTTGATCCACATTAACGGTGAAAAGTTGTTTTTCTTCATTAGTGATAAGCAAAGTATTATCGTCCATAAAGCAGATAGCTTCACACTGACCGGCATCAATACGGAGCCGGTACTTCGTACCATTGAAATAATTGTCGCCGGAGGTCACTTCGAAGAGCCATATGATCGATGATGTAATCGCCGTTGAAGGATATCCGACATATACATTGGCTAGTACCACGAGCCGGTTGCCGTCTGCCGAGGCATCGGCTGCTGATACGCTCCCCTGGGCATCGAATGAATCAATACGTGTCAGTGTTGTTGTTTCTGAACCACTGAGATCGTCAAATCTGTAGAGGATGCTCATCGTGTCGAGATAATGCTTTGTCAAAAGATAAACTGTGCCATCGGACCAGAAAATGGCCTCGGCGTCATAATTATAGCGCGTTGCAAATGAGTAATCAGGATACACAAAAGGAATCGCCACCGCGCCAGAAACCGTTGAGGATTCAAGATCCGGTTCAGAAATTTTATACAGGCAAAGGTTATCTCTTTCAAAATAAGGGGGGTTATTATTCCCGATATCGCCCACATAAATATTACCGTCACCGTCCATGGTGATGTCCTCCCAGTCAATGTTTGTAGCATCGCTGATCGTTATTGCTGCGGTTGATCCCGATGTCCCATCAGCTTTAACCGAGTAGAGAACGGCGTCGCCTCCCGAATCATTATGGGTCCAGTACAGACTGGTATCATGTGAGCTCTGTATAATCCCCGATGATTCATCAATATTTGTGTTTGAAAAGGTGCCGACCGGTTCAAGCACCAGAGCCTGATCTTCATCGGAGCCCGCTTTATCGCATGCAAATAACGATGCGATCATCATGGCGGCATACAGAACAAGTATTATCCGTAAGATGGTTTTATTCTTCATAAATCTTTTATCCTGCATGATTTAAAAAAGACAAAAGTCGTATTTTAACCCCCTCCGGGGGTGGCGACTACTCATTTATGTATAAATGTATGCATCCGCCGGGGGAATTCACTTCGTGTTCTTCCTGTAATAATTATTAAAAACCCGGTGCATCCTTATCCCTGATACGTTTTATTCTTGAGCGCAATCCTTTTCGCCATGCCTTCCACGGCCATGAAAAGAGAATTAGACAGATCGGACTTTGCGCCGTAATCGGCCGATACCAGATTGGATACCCGGCCCTCTTCGATGAATTCCCAGGCCGCTCCCCACCGGTGTTCCCTGCTGCGGTCATATACGCCGATGGCGATCCCTCCCTTGTCCCTCACCAGGGAAAAACAGGGAACATCGGTAAGCCCGTCGCCCACGACGATCATCTGGTCAAAGGGAATCCTGACCCTGGCCGGGCTGACTTTTTTATTCACCACAAAGGGCTGTCCCCGGTACTCCTCTCCCACGATCCCCTTGGATATCTGGAATATATAACGCGTCTTGTCCGTAAAGCTGATGATCTTCTTCGGATAGGAAATTGATCCGTCGCGGTCAAAATGAAACTCGCAGGACCAGATGTCACGGAAATGACGGGCGATCTTCGTGTTCCTTATGACATCACCGATGCCGCTGCTGATACAGTAGAACTCAACGGTGATATCCTGACTTATTGTTTCCGCGTGTTTTTTCACCCTGTTGAAGATAGTGCCGGCCCCCTTATATAACGGCGTTTCGCGGGCCCAGTCCTGCAGCACATCGGCGGTGATAACAGGCCCCCGGGGAGAACGTGAAAGCTCGATCATCTCGAAAAGGTAAGCCGGTACGGGGTCCCAGTCAAGGTCCACCCGCTGCTGCACACTTTCCCAGAATCGACCGATGTCGACGCCCAGCTTTTTCAGAAGCCCCGTGGTGGTATCAGGGGCCAGGGTGTCATCGAAATCAAATATCACGGCGATGATATTTCCCACAATTTCTCCTTCAGGCGGCATTTATCAGCGTTTACACAATGTTACAATTACACCTGCACGAATCAACCTATTTTTTCGATAAACTCATTACTCATTTTATCAATATATGATTGACGTTAATTCTTTTTAACCATAAAAGCATATAAAATCTAAATCAGGATTAAAGTCATGCATACACATATTCTCCTGGTGGACTGCCGCGACGAAGAGGGCCTGGTGCATCGGGTCACGGGCGTCCTGTACAGGCACAACTGCAATATAATCAGCAACGGCGAGTTTGTCGAAAAGGAAACAGGGCATTTTTTCATGCGCACTGAATTCTGGGGACAGGTGAGCGATGAGGAAATAACCGGAGAACTGAGAACAGCATTACCGGCTGACACGCGGATAAAACTCACAAAAAAACTAAAGAAAAAGGCTGTCATATTGGCGACTAGGGAGCATCACTGCCTGGGAGATCTGCTGCTTCGCAACAATTTCAACGAAATCAGCGCCGATATCCTGGCTGTTATAAGCAATCACTCCCTGCTGAATGAACTGACGGAAAAATTCGGCATCCCCTTTCACTGCATCGATCATGAAGGCCTTTCCAGGAGTGCTCACGAGGAACGGATACTGCAAATCATCGACGAACTGAAACCGGAATATATCATTCTCGCCAAATACATGAGGGTTCTCTCCCGTAATTTCGTTTCCATGTTCCCCCACCGCATCATTAATATTCACCATTCCTTTCTACCGGCCTTCATTGGAGCCAATCCTTACAAAAAAGCCTTTGACAGGGGAGTAAAGATTATAGGAGCCACGGCCCACTTTGTCACCGATGACCTGGACGAAGGACCGATAATATCACAGGGCGTTGTTCCCGTAGACCATACACACAGTGTCGACGACATGATTCGCGCGGGAAGGGAAGTAGAGCGGCTTGTCCTGGCCCAATCGCTGAAACTGGTACTGGAGGACCGGGTCTTTGTTCATAATAACAAGACCATCATTTTCGATTGAATTCATGGATTTAATAAATGTCTTCTGAAAACAAATTCATGACCGAAGCGTGGCCGCAAGGCGCAGGGGATTCCTGATAAGTTTCAGGGCGTCGATAATGGTATGGCACACAATATCGGCAGACAGAAGAACCTCTGCGGCCGCGCCTTCCTGTTGAATCACCGCTACGGCCAGTGCCGCCTCTTCAAGCATGATCACATCGTTACGACCGTTGCCGATACAGATGGCCGTGTCACTGCCGATTTTTCTCACGTATTGCGCCTTTGCCTCAGCCTGGTTTTCCCGCCTGATCACCGAAACTGAACAGGGAACTCCCTCGAGTTGCTTCCGTACCGTACCGAAGGTATCGGCCGTAAGCACGTGTATGGCCATATCCCTGGATATCTCGTTAAGCAGTTCTTTTACACCATCGATGAGCCCTCCGTCACAGGCGATTGTCCCGTTGTAATCCAGAACCAGGTTCTCGATGATAAGTATTTTATAGCCCGGAATCGTCAGTGTTATCATATCAGTACCTTAATTCATCGGCATTCATTTGGATATATCAATGATAATGCCATATCCTGCCTCACGTCAATTAAAATGCGATAATACGTGAATCCCGGTCAATTGCAATATATGAATTCTTGTCAAAACTTTTCTATCACCGGCATGATTTAGACAGGAAAGATACTCGGAGCTTTTTTCAATATTATTTGGAAATAAATTGTAATTGCAAAGAGAGGGACTCTATTAAAAATATCCTCATTCTAATTGCCGGATTCTTTGGTGATATTTCTCCGTGCCTCTGTGTCTCTGTGGCCCCATTATAGAAGCAGTTATCACCATAAATGAAGATAATTTGAAATTTACACAATCATACATGA contains these protein-coding regions:
- a CDS encoding alpha/beta hydrolase, which translates into the protein MKKIMVSLIAVIALIMFGAAWHFSSELINKKGVCDPDHFIYCGDPSELGLSFEDVTYKSTDGVNISAWYIPSPSPSVKGIIMVHGHGANRNEGMRWVKALHNAGFNLLLIDLRSHGKSTPGPISMGYHERDDVIAGVDYLVDARKLRDIGVFGVSMGAATSIPAMAADVRIKAGVFEAGIANFKDLLADIAWRDFHIPRYPLLNLVVAIFELRTGANSDEMNAEDSIKKIISRPVFIIHCEKDDFIPYEHGRRIYESANEPKQFWNSPCDRHARAWQGDTKKAERLVTEFYKKNI
- a CDS encoding hydrolase; the protein is MGNIIAVIFDFDDTLAPDTTTGLLKKLGVDIGRFWESVQQRVDLDWDPVPAYLFEMIELSRSPRGPVITADVLQDWARETPLYKGAGTIFNRVKKHAETISQDITVEFYCISSGIGDVIRNTKIARHFRDIWSCEFHFDRDGSISYPKKIISFTDKTRYIFQISKGIVGEEYRGQPFVVNKKVSPARVRIPFDQMIVVGDGLTDVPCFSLVRDKGGIAIGVYDRSREHRWGAAWEFIEEGRVSNLVSADYGAKSDLSNSLFMAVEGMAKRIALKNKTYQG
- the purU gene encoding formyltetrahydrofolate deformylase, whose translation is MHTHILLVDCRDEEGLVHRVTGVLYRHNCNIISNGEFVEKETGHFFMRTEFWGQVSDEEITGELRTALPADTRIKLTKKLKKKAVILATREHHCLGDLLLRNNFNEISADILAVISNHSLLNELTEKFGIPFHCIDHEGLSRSAHEERILQIIDELKPEYIILAKYMRVLSRNFVSMFPHRIINIHHSFLPAFIGANPYKKAFDRGVKIIGATAHFVTDDLDEGPIISQGVVPVDHTHSVDDMIRAGREVERLVLAQSLKLVLEDRVFVHNNKTIIFD
- a CDS encoding ATPase P, yielding MITLTIPGYKILIIENLVLDYNGTIACDGGLIDGVKELLNEISRDMAIHVLTADTFGTVRKQLEGVPCSVSVIRRENQAEAKAQYVRKIGSDTAICIGNGRNDVIMLEEAALAVAVIQQEGAAAEVLLSADIVCHTIIDALKLIRNPLRLAATLRS